The DNA sequence CACGTGCAGGGCGACCGCCTCGAAATCCATGTGCACTTGGATTTGCTCGGCTGCACCGAGGGCCACCTGGGCGTCGCCCTGCGCTGCAGTGTCGATAGTCATGAAGAAACCCTGCTTTATTACGATGCCTCCCTGCGACGCCTGGTGCTCGACCGCAGTCGTTCGGGCGAACAAGTGACCGGCCAGCGCAGCGTGTCGATAGACCCGGCACAAGGGCCACTGCAACTGCGCGTGTTCCTGGATCGCTCGTCCATCGAGGTGTTTGACGAGCACGGGCGCTTCAGCCTCAGCAGCCGTCTCTATCCTCGACCTGACAGTTTGGGGGTGAAGCTCCTGGCGAACGGGACTGGCGGGAGCGTTTCCATTCCCCAGGCATGGCCCCTGGCCTCGGGATGGCTATGAACGTCGCCATTGAAGTCGCGAGAAGCCCGGGCCCTGTGTCATGATTCGGCGTCAACCTGACTGGCCGCAGCCCGCATGACTTCAGTGAAAGACGTTGCACAGCTGGCCGGCGTGTCCCTGATGACGGTTTCCCGAGCGCTCAACAATCCGGAAAAGCTGAGCCCCGAGACCCTTCAGCGGGTGCGTCGCGCCATTGATGAACTGCAATTCGTACCGAGCCTGTCGGCGCGCAAGATGCGTGGCGACAACTTGCAGTCGCGCACCATCGGCGTGTTCGCACTGGACACCGCGACCACACCGTTCGCGGTCGAGCTGCTGCTGTCCATCGAACAGACCGCACAGCAAGCGGGTTGGAATGTCTTCATCCTCAACCTGTTGAGCAACCCGCCCACCGACCAGAACATCGACCTGATGCTGTCGCACCGTCCCGACGGGTTGATCTTCAGCGCCATGGGCTTGCGCCAGGTGAGCATTCCCGAGCGATTGAAGAGCAAGCCGCTGGTACTCGCCAATTGCCTGGCCGATGACCATCGCCTGGTCAGTTATGTGCCCGATGATGAGTCCGGGCAGCATCGCGCCGTGCATCACGCCTTGAGCCAAGGCTATCGGCGCCCGCTGTGCATCAACCTGCCGAAAAAGAGCCTGGCCTGGGGCCTGCGGCAAGAAGGCTTGCAGCGCGCCTGCCAGGCATTCGGAGTGGCCCCTGACGCCCTCCTGCAATACGACCTGTCCGATCACGATGCCTACGGGGAAACCGCCGCCATCCTCGACCGGCACATCATCGACGGTCGTCCGCAATTCGACATTCTGATCTGTGGCAACGACCGCATTGCCTTTTGTGCCTATCAGCTGTTGTTGGGCCGTGGCCTGAAAATCCCCGACGACGTTGCCGTGCTGGGTT is a window from the Pseudomonas brassicacearum genome containing:
- a CDS encoding LacI family DNA-binding transcriptional regulator, yielding MTSVKDVAQLAGVSLMTVSRALNNPEKLSPETLQRVRRAIDELQFVPSLSARKMRGDNLQSRTIGVFALDTATTPFAVELLLSIEQTAQQAGWNVFILNLLSNPPTDQNIDLMLSHRPDGLIFSAMGLRQVSIPERLKSKPLVLANCLADDHRLVSYVPDDESGQHRAVHHALSQGYRRPLCINLPKKSLAWGLRQEGLQRACQAFGVAPDALLQYDLSDHDAYGETAAILDRHIIDGRPQFDILICGNDRIAFCAYQLLLGRGLKIPDDVAVLGYDNMIGIAELFIPPLTTVQLPYYEIGRQAARHLIEGLEVSGAQRVDCPLVVRSSL